Genomic segment of Bacteroides stercoris ATCC 43183:
GGGTGGGATGGTGCTTGTGAACGCATTGCTTCATGGGGTAAATTGAAAGACAAGATTTCAGGAAAGGAATACTTTGCATTGAATACACATCTAGACCATATAGGAGTTGTGGCTCGTCGTGAAGGAGTGAGCCTTATATTGGACAGAGTGAACGAATTGAGTGACGGATTACCAGTAATTGTAACAGGTGATTTTAATGCAGAGCCAGAATCGGATGTTATCAAGCACATGACCGATGCCGAGAATCCAAAGCATCTGCAAGATACACGGCTTATGTCTCCAATTGTTTATGGACCATCATGGAGTTTTCACGATTTTGGAAAGATACCTTATGATAAACGTCCATTGATAGACTATGTGTTTGTACGCAACGATCTTAAGGTATTGAGATACGGAGTGCTTGCCGAGACAGAAGGATCAGAGTTTTTATCGGATCATGCTCCGGTGCTGGTTACTGTAGAGTAGTTTTCTACTTTTTGAACTTTAGGTTGAAAATAATAAATTTAAGGTTTAGGAGGTTCATCTTTAGGTTTAGAACTGAATATCTTGTCCTATGTACTATGAATAA
This window contains:
- a CDS encoding endonuclease/exonuclease/phosphatase family protein, yielding MKKIILLFLSFGVVSCGQVKQQVSEQARVNVMSYNIRYDNPEDGMNNWQYRKDRAATAIRFYDVDILGTQEVLHNQLEDLKQRLPEYGVIGVGREDGKVKGEYSALWYKKARFELLASGYFWLSETPEIAGSRGWDGACERIASWGKLKDKISGKEYFALNTHLDHIGVVARREGVSLILDRVNELSDGLPVIVTGDFNAEPESDVIKHMTDAENPKHLQDTRLMSPIVYGPSWSFHDFGKIPYDKRPLIDYVFVRNDLKVLRYGVLAETEGSEFLSDHAPVLVTVE